In a genomic window of Corynebacterium choanae:
- a CDS encoding arabinosyltransferase domain-containing protein, with amino-acid sequence MTALTATPSQSTPPRTASAGLKRFATIAGLVGFVLFVLTPLLPVQQTQSSFDWPTGEVSSVTAPLISYTPESLALTVPLSAVSDLPPGVTTVVSTLPGDAKEATTRGMFIRSTDGDLDVVIRDKVPLELTAETLESLPAEAMLSISSTSKATTLRLTGVSAAVAAQYDTTVDEDVRPQLTGIYTDLPSDDSESLIAAGLAAHVEINSRFTSSPSLVKYVAMIAGLLSLLASLFALAKIDALDGRGHRRFFPANWFRPTVLDGLVVAGLSYWYVFGANTSDDGYLLTMARESQPATYMANYYRWYGVPESPFGAPYYDLLGLMTQVSTTSMWMRLPGFFAGVLTWWLITKEVLPRLGAGIAGRKVAHWTAASAFLAFWMIYNNGLRPEPVIALGALLTWLSIERAIATSRLLPFAVGVIVATLSLGAGPTGLMAVAALLAGLSSLIRIVYRKLPQVGCQPGATRRQVFAGAAPLLAPILASGTAILVAVFGDQTLATVLESIRVRGWIGPSLKWYEEWVRYYTLMLQNPDGSFTRRFPVLMLFFYLAVVLASVLKNGRVPGSAPGPANRLLLVFFGTLFFMMFTPTKWTHHFGVYAGIGAALAGLAAVAVSQFVLARPRNKTLFIAAILFVLAFSLSGTNGWWYVSAFGIPWYDKTVQYHHVQATDIMLVIALIVLLVAAVQSFRSDVAQAKYAATHQGQALPAPRRRARSRRFDGLVAAPLAVATTLVVLFSMASLAKGFVAQYPAYSVALGNLRSLTGNTCQLASDVMVETNTNDSFLTPVGGVPLGDSLNAGDLRGFEANKLPPSITDELSQEPIPTNTAGAQTGVTDGSNDPELAGQASGKEGGIRGEVGINGSVAQLPFGIDYRQVPVVGSWTDGPQFPAEDTTVWFTLPARSETTPLLVVSAAGRIAHHDYNGVEQDGQKLVIEYGTMDDRGNVTDIDEIEPFDVGKSPQWRNLRIPLDAIPESANVVRIVASDLSLDKDQWLAFTPPRVPELQSLNGYIPANSPGLIDWTTALQFPCQRPFFHYAGVTEIPQWRISPDHEAKETHSQWQGYDGGGIMGVAQAVASSIEIPTYLNEDWHRDWGSLERYVTRGNNPQPADIKENTVTRTGWWSPGHMWLPEERG; translated from the coding sequence GTGACTGCCCTTACTGCCACACCAAGCCAATCCACCCCGCCGCGAACAGCCAGCGCGGGTTTGAAACGATTCGCAACCATCGCTGGACTCGTCGGGTTTGTGCTGTTTGTGCTCACCCCATTGTTGCCGGTGCAGCAGACGCAAAGCTCGTTTGACTGGCCAACCGGCGAAGTGTCGTCGGTGACTGCGCCGCTGATTAGCTATACGCCAGAGTCCTTAGCGTTGACGGTGCCACTGTCAGCGGTGAGTGATTTACCGCCCGGGGTGACAACGGTCGTATCGACGTTGCCGGGGGATGCCAAAGAAGCCACGACGCGTGGCATGTTTATTCGTTCCACGGATGGCGATTTGGATGTGGTGATCCGGGACAAGGTGCCGCTGGAGTTGACTGCGGAGACGCTGGAATCACTGCCCGCTGAGGCAATGCTGTCGATTTCTTCCACATCGAAAGCAACCACGTTGCGCCTCACCGGGGTGTCGGCTGCGGTGGCTGCACAATACGACACCACTGTGGATGAAGATGTGCGCCCCCAGCTCACCGGTATTTATACGGATCTGCCCAGTGATGATTCCGAGTCGTTGATTGCGGCCGGGCTGGCCGCCCATGTAGAGATCAACTCCCGGTTTACATCCTCGCCGTCGCTGGTGAAATATGTGGCGATGATCGCCGGGCTGCTCAGCCTGCTGGCTTCACTGTTTGCATTGGCGAAAATTGATGCGCTGGACGGGCGGGGGCATCGCCGGTTCTTCCCCGCGAACTGGTTCCGCCCCACCGTGTTAGATGGCCTGGTCGTTGCTGGGTTGTCCTATTGGTATGTGTTCGGTGCGAATACTTCCGATGACGGCTATTTGTTGACGATGGCCAGGGAGTCCCAGCCGGCCACCTATATGGCGAACTATTACCGCTGGTATGGCGTGCCCGAGTCGCCATTTGGTGCCCCTTACTATGATCTGCTGGGGTTGATGACCCAGGTGTCGACCACTTCAATGTGGATGCGGCTGCCGGGCTTTTTCGCCGGGGTGCTCACCTGGTGGCTGATTACCAAAGAGGTGCTGCCAAGGCTGGGGGCAGGGATTGCGGGGCGGAAGGTGGCGCATTGGACTGCCGCTTCGGCATTCCTCGCGTTTTGGATGATCTACAACAATGGGCTGCGCCCGGAGCCGGTGATTGCGCTTGGCGCCCTGCTGACCTGGTTGTCCATTGAGCGGGCGATCGCCACGTCACGGCTGCTGCCGTTTGCGGTTGGCGTGATTGTGGCAACGTTGTCGCTGGGTGCAGGCCCAACCGGGTTGATGGCGGTGGCCGCCTTGTTGGCTGGATTGTCTTCCCTGATCCGGATTGTGTACCGGAAACTGCCCCAGGTTGGCTGCCAGCCGGGTGCCACCCGCCGCCAGGTGTTTGCCGGTGCTGCCCCACTGTTGGCGCCGATTTTAGCGTCCGGTACCGCGATTTTGGTGGCCGTGTTTGGTGATCAAACCTTGGCGACTGTGCTCGAGTCGATTCGGGTGCGCGGCTGGATTGGCCCTTCCCTGAAGTGGTATGAGGAATGGGTTCGCTACTACACGCTGATGCTGCAGAACCCGGATGGTTCGTTTACCCGCCGTTTCCCAGTGCTGATGCTGTTTTTCTATTTGGCGGTGGTGTTGGCGAGTGTGTTAAAAAATGGGCGGGTGCCAGGTTCGGCGCCAGGTCCTGCAAACCGGCTGCTGCTGGTGTTCTTTGGCACATTGTTCTTTATGATGTTCACCCCCACGAAGTGGACGCACCACTTCGGGGTGTATGCCGGTATTGGGGCGGCGCTGGCAGGGCTTGCCGCGGTGGCGGTGAGCCAGTTTGTGCTTGCCCGGCCGCGTAATAAGACACTGTTTATTGCCGCGATTTTGTTTGTGCTCGCGTTTTCCCTGTCGGGGACGAACGGCTGGTGGTATGTGTCGGCCTTCGGTATCCCGTGGTATGACAAGACGGTGCAGTATCACCATGTGCAGGCCACCGACATTATGTTGGTGATCGCGTTGATTGTGCTGCTGGTTGCAGCTGTGCAAAGTTTCCGCTCCGATGTGGCGCAGGCAAAATATGCGGCCACCCATCAGGGGCAGGCATTGCCGGCGCCGAGAAGGCGTGCCCGCAGCCGCCGTTTCGACGGACTGGTTGCCGCCCCACTAGCGGTGGCCACCACGCTGGTGGTGTTGTTCTCGATGGCGAGCCTGGCGAAGGGATTTGTTGCCCAATATCCGGCGTATTCGGTGGCATTGGGTAATCTTCGCTCCCTGACAGGGAACACCTGCCAGTTGGCCAGTGATGTGATGGTGGAAACTAACACGAATGATTCCTTCCTCACCCCGGTGGGTGGGGTGCCGCTCGGCGATTCGCTCAACGCCGGTGATCTGCGCGGTTTTGAGGCAAACAAGCTGCCGCCGTCAATTACCGATGAACTGTCCCAGGAGCCGATTCCGACGAATACTGCTGGCGCCCAAACCGGGGTGACTGACGGGTCGAACGATCCGGAGCTGGCCGGTCAGGCCAGCGGGAAAGAAGGCGGTATCCGTGGGGAGGTCGGGATTAACGGCTCTGTGGCGCAGCTGCCATTTGGGATCGACTACCGGCAGGTGCCAGTGGTCGGCTCGTGGACTGACGGTCCCCAATTCCCCGCCGAGGACACCACCGTCTGGTTTACGCTGCCTGCCCGCAGCGAAACCACCCCGCTGCTGGTGGTTAGTGCCGCCGGCCGGATTGCACACCACGACTACAACGGGGTGGAGCAGGACGGTCAAAAACTCGTCATCGAATACGGCACCATGGATGATCGGGGTAATGTCACCGACATCGACGAAATTGAACCGTTTGATGTGGGCAAATCGCCCCAGTGGCGCAACCTGCGCATCCCGTTGGATGCCATCCCGGAATCGGCCAATGTGGTGCGTATTGTGGCCAGTGACTTGTCACTCGACAAAGACCAGTGGCTGGCGTTCACCCCGCCGCGGGTTCCGGAACTGCAATCGCTCAACGGCTATATTCCGGCGAATTCGCCAGGCCTGATCGACTGGACTACGGCACTGCAATTCCCCTGCCAGCGTCCCTTCTTCCACTATGCCGGGGTCACCGAAATCCCGCAGTGGCGGATCAGTCCTGACCATGAGGCGAAAGAAACCCACTCCCAGTGGCAGGGCTACGACGGTGGCGGCATCATGGGTGTGGCGCAGGCAGTTGCCTCCTCCATTGAGATTCCTACCTATCTCAACGAGGATTGGCATCGTGACTGGGGTTCCCTGGAACGGTATGTGACCCGCGGCAATAATCCGCAGCCAGCTGACATTAAGGAAAACACTGTCACCCGTACCGGCTGGTGGTCACCAGGTCACATGTGGCTGCCGGAAGAACGCGGCTAA
- a CDS encoding galactan 5-O-arabinofuranosyltransferase, producing MSHPVASATTPPTVQLPVSDRQEYVTDLPGVGKTIASIIAAGLLGGCGTLLCWLVLQRTHLPAFGSSNVTRALATYGSVCVVLIVVALCWWWIADEHKDPAGDDPATFSDDFRFAPVRPRWRVWLTTGLCWLAPAGLVVTCLAIPLAATRLYLDGITVDQGFRTQFLTRLTDSWRLSDMNYIDMPSFYPAGWFWLGGRLGNLLGLPGWAVFQPWALVSMAAACSMLVPVWQRLTGSLPVAAAIALVSTAVVLVVSAEEPYAAIVAAGIPAATVLIRRAMEGHRAALVGLVLYLGASACMYTLYTAVMALSVMIFSVLFAVIVEKSLWPVLRMIVVGVASMAIAALVWAPYVLARYVTELPSSGATANHYLPFEGTVVPLPLFSFSAIGALCLLGTIYLVMRAYDPDVRAMGIALVVFYGWVLASMIITISGRTLLGFRMDAVITMQLVTAGVLALAELRLTGVSKLYPNRISTQLGRRITAVMMVLLALAGIGYVQLIPQKNAPGLDLAYTDTDGAGNRADRKPADAARYYSEIDAFLQNHGLSPASTVVLTDELNFLSYYPYRGFQAMTSHYANPLGEFDKRNEAIEQLALDSWGPLQQPAAFRTALSGLQWTAPQVMIFRGKIDDFDTGWKFDLAEDIYPNDPNVRFRGVYFSPAAFADGWDVSQIGPFVVAVAGT from the coding sequence ATGTCCCATCCAGTCGCTTCCGCTACGACACCACCGACCGTGCAACTGCCGGTTTCTGACCGGCAAGAATATGTCACCGATCTGCCTGGGGTTGGTAAAACCATTGCCAGCATTATTGCAGCAGGGCTGCTGGGCGGATGCGGCACTTTACTGTGCTGGCTGGTGCTGCAGCGCACCCATCTGCCAGCGTTCGGCTCCTCGAATGTGACTCGGGCACTGGCAACCTACGGGTCGGTGTGTGTGGTGCTGATTGTGGTGGCGTTGTGCTGGTGGTGGATTGCCGACGAGCATAAAGATCCCGCCGGTGATGATCCAGCAACGTTTTCCGACGATTTCCGTTTCGCACCGGTGCGTCCCCGCTGGCGGGTGTGGCTCACCACCGGATTGTGTTGGCTTGCCCCAGCAGGGCTGGTGGTGACTTGTTTGGCGATCCCGTTGGCGGCTACCCGCCTGTATTTGGATGGGATCACGGTCGATCAAGGGTTCCGCACCCAGTTTTTAACCCGGTTAACTGATTCGTGGCGGCTGTCAGATATGAACTATATCGACATGCCGTCGTTTTATCCGGCCGGCTGGTTTTGGTTAGGTGGCCGGCTCGGCAACCTATTGGGACTGCCCGGCTGGGCCGTGTTTCAACCGTGGGCGCTGGTGTCTATGGCAGCGGCGTGTTCCATGCTGGTGCCAGTGTGGCAGCGGCTCACCGGTTCCCTGCCGGTGGCAGCAGCGATTGCCCTGGTATCCACTGCAGTCGTGTTGGTGGTTTCCGCGGAGGAGCCATATGCGGCGATTGTGGCCGCCGGGATTCCGGCAGCTACCGTGCTGATTCGCCGGGCGATGGAAGGACACCGGGCGGCACTGGTTGGGTTGGTGCTGTATTTGGGGGCATCCGCTTGCATGTACACCTTATACACGGCGGTGATGGCACTGTCGGTGATGATTTTCAGTGTGCTGTTTGCGGTGATCGTCGAAAAATCGTTGTGGCCGGTGCTGCGGATGATTGTCGTCGGGGTGGCGTCGATGGCGATCGCCGCATTGGTGTGGGCACCATATGTGCTTGCCCGCTACGTCACCGAATTGCCGTCGTCGGGGGCGACCGCCAACCACTATCTGCCCTTTGAGGGCACCGTGGTGCCGCTGCCGCTGTTTTCTTTTTCTGCCATCGGGGCGCTGTGCCTGCTGGGCACAATCTATTTGGTGATGCGCGCCTATGATCCCGATGTGCGCGCCATGGGTATTGCCCTGGTTGTGTTTTACGGCTGGGTGTTGGCGTCGATGATTATCACTATCTCGGGGCGTACCCTGCTGGGATTCCGCATGGATGCGGTAATTACTATGCAACTCGTTACCGCCGGGGTGTTGGCCTTGGCGGAGCTGCGGCTCACCGGGGTGAGCAAACTCTATCCGAATCGGATCTCTACCCAGCTTGGTCGCCGTATCACGGCGGTGATGATGGTGCTGTTGGCGCTGGCCGGGATCGGCTATGTGCAGCTGATTCCGCAGAAGAATGCGCCCGGACTGGATTTGGCGTACACCGACACTGATGGCGCCGGCAACCGGGCTGATCGGAAACCTGCCGACGCTGCCCGCTACTACAGTGAGATTGATGCGTTTCTCCAAAACCATGGGCTTTCACCGGCATCTACAGTGGTGCTCACCGACGAGTTGAACTTTTTGTCCTACTATCCTTATCGCGGTTTCCAAGCAATGACGTCGCACTATGCGAATCCACTTGGCGAGTTTGATAAACGCAATGAAGCGATTGAACAGCTTGCCCTCGACTCGTGGGGGCCGCTGCAGCAGCCGGCCGCATTCCGGACAGCCCTTAGCGGGCTGCAATGGACTGCCCCGCAGGTGATGATATTCCGCGGCAAGATCGACGATTTCGACACCGGCTGGAAGTTTGACTTGGCGGAAGATATTTATCCCAATGATCCCAATGTGCGTTTCCGGGGCGTCTATTTTTCCCCGGCAGCCTTCGCCGACGGGTGGGATGTGTCTCAGATTGGGCCGTTCGTGGTGGCCGTGGCGGGTACTTAG